One genomic region from Methanonatronarchaeum thermophilum encodes:
- a CDS encoding RNA 2'-phosphotransferase produces MSEDKVTALGKIVSGSLRHFPRDIGVELDDDGWASLDNLYSSISRRNRYNWLEKQHIEVLVQTDEKGRYEIRDGEIRATYGHTVDVDPELPMVEAPEELYYGSSEEEAGRVLEIGLKPADKVKVHLSEEKESALQVASSSTDNPILIIVRSREAQVSDVDIRKAAKGVWVADEIPPAYLEVKQDIDLR; encoded by the coding sequence ATGTCTGAGGATAAGGTTACTGCGTTGGGTAAGATTGTTTCTGGTTCTCTCAGACATTTTCCACGTGATATAGGGGTTGAGTTGGATGATGATGGCTGGGCCTCTTTAGATAATTTGTATAGTTCTATTAGTAGGAGAAACCGGTATAACTGGCTTGAGAAACAGCATATCGAGGTTCTTGTTCAGACCGATGAAAAGGGTAGGTATGAGATTAGGGATGGGGAGATTAGAGCTACATATGGCCATACGGTTGATGTGGATCCAGAACTACCGATGGTTGAAGCTCCTGAAGAACTTTATTATGGTAGTAGTGAGGAGGAAGCAGGTAGGGTTCTTGAAATAGGTTTGAAGCCTGCGGATAAAGTTAAGGTCCATCTCAGTGAAGAAAAAGAGTCGGCCCTACAGGTTGCAAGTTCATCAACAGACAACCCCATATTGATAATAGTTAGGAGCAGGGAAGCTCAGGTAAGCGATGTAGATATTCGTAAGGCGGCTAAAGGTGTATGGGTAGCAGATGAAATACCACCAGCATACCTCGAAGTAAAACAAGATATCGACCTAAGATAG
- a CDS encoding DUF2179 domain-containing protein, translating to MIESEFFSLVILPLLIFTARVLDVSMATIRTIFVVRGIKFLAAFIGFFEILIWLLAIGQIMANLTDPINYIAYAGGFATGSYVGIVLEDRLAIGDLLIRVLTTDKADEMSNKLYRKGYKVTKIPATSNGDKIEILYIHIKRKELEEIIKTIKKHDPKSLYTVHDIREASDEKTIEMEQKRYHRRIFDYLRRGK from the coding sequence TTGATTGAGTCAGAGTTTTTTAGTTTGGTTATATTGCCTTTATTGATTTTCACAGCTAGGGTCCTCGATGTCAGTATGGCTACAATAAGAACGATATTCGTTGTTAGGGGAATAAAATTTCTAGCTGCGTTTATAGGTTTTTTCGAGATATTAATCTGGTTACTTGCTATTGGCCAGATAATGGCAAATCTAACAGATCCAATAAACTACATAGCATATGCTGGTGGTTTCGCAACTGGAAGTTATGTTGGAATTGTTCTAGAGGATCGTTTGGCTATAGGAGACCTACTGATACGGGTCTTAACGACAGACAAAGCAGATGAAATGTCCAACAAACTATACAGAAAAGGATACAAAGTAACCAAGATACCGGCAACATCAAATGGAGACAAAATCGAGATACTATACATACATATAAAACGAAAAGAACTAGAAGAAATAATAAAAACAATAAAAAAACACGATCCAAAATCTCTCTACACAGTACACGATATAAGGGAAGCAAGCGACGAAAAAACAATAGAAATGGAACAAAAAAGATACCACAGACGTATCTTCGATTACCTAAGACGTGGAAAATAA
- a CDS encoding STT3 domain-containing protein, with translation MVDESKKEKTFQQKLAEGDYTRIVSIITVIFAIVVGTWMRISMGTLDRLQKFDPFQHYLLSEYWFENWSYAVHDLMMYPGPEGALRSVGYPPLTHAVPALITEFVNFFTSVSVMDIVILGPVIFTALIPVVYWGLGTELYNEKVGIVAALLTLVFPHLIEVGRAGAYDTNPHIALFYPLILLLLVKSFRQSTVRGRVQWGLGAGVAMGLFGLFWAGFNSIFAYTAFAIAIYVLVGSWFNKVKKEDTYSLLGILVAYPIISYFHTLSFPGEETLLVAPLVLLPYIAAKLPEWSEKLDFVGDGLRFRNYVTTSIAGVIFAGALLVWYGIIPIGVSGFGLISGEGVWGTVAELQPTFGTGFEAGLTPLYNHFGHWGTFLLPLVFIGPILYTGYKIYSDFRTERVFEFTFILLTFIMMFWAHRFLPLYLYFIPPVAAAMVVGLVEFIGLKDIRKEMSRRWGQVKRFDAIKVGVVVLFIFAVSFVSVPISDGEVRQYPSTIYQENNGAWISTFDHMSGSEDFTPDDHVMTWWDYGFPLKALGDVGAFTDNTQWNVDDAADFYMSKDIEEAHQMLVDWSEDRDEEVDYIVGNKGLGVLVPDTMYGGKTSAVATVADVNPEDYVDDWPEGQDSISQQVPWSIVWQEGMEEPNVPETLENTTYYNLAFPEGVSPGDNEPEVGDVIYDKFEVVYKSPESIGGPFDGSAIIVYEVIYD, from the coding sequence ATGGTGGATGAGTCTAAGAAAGAAAAAACGTTTCAACAAAAATTGGCTGAGGGAGATTATACGAGGATTGTCTCCATTATTACGGTGATTTTCGCTATAGTGGTTGGTACGTGGATGCGTATCAGTATGGGTACTTTGGATAGGTTGCAGAAATTTGATCCATTCCAACACTATTTATTGTCGGAGTATTGGTTTGAGAATTGGAGTTATGCCGTTCATGATTTAATGATGTATCCAGGGCCTGAGGGAGCTCTTCGTAGTGTTGGGTATCCTCCTTTAACCCATGCAGTTCCGGCGTTGATTACCGAGTTTGTAAATTTCTTTACGTCGGTAAGTGTTATGGATATCGTTATTCTTGGCCCGGTTATATTCACTGCTTTAATACCTGTTGTATATTGGGGTCTTGGAACAGAGCTGTACAATGAAAAGGTTGGTATTGTAGCGGCGTTGTTAACTCTTGTTTTTCCACATCTTATTGAGGTTGGTAGGGCTGGAGCTTACGACACAAATCCACATATCGCTTTGTTCTATCCATTGATCTTGTTATTGTTGGTTAAATCGTTTAGGCAGAGTACAGTTCGTGGTAGAGTGCAGTGGGGGTTAGGTGCTGGTGTAGCGATGGGTCTTTTTGGTTTGTTTTGGGCAGGATTTAACTCGATTTTCGCTTACACCGCTTTTGCGATAGCGATATATGTGTTGGTAGGGTCTTGGTTTAACAAGGTGAAAAAAGAAGACACCTACTCGTTATTAGGGATATTAGTTGCATATCCGATTATATCTTATTTCCACACACTCTCGTTCCCAGGTGAAGAGACCTTGTTGGTCGCTCCACTTGTCTTGTTGCCGTATATTGCAGCTAAACTGCCTGAGTGGTCTGAAAAACTAGATTTCGTTGGGGATGGACTTAGATTCAGAAATTACGTTACAACAAGTATTGCTGGAGTTATTTTCGCTGGAGCGTTGTTGGTTTGGTATGGAATAATTCCAATAGGTGTCAGTGGTTTCGGGTTGATTAGTGGTGAAGGCGTTTGGGGTACAGTAGCTGAGTTACAACCTACTTTTGGAACCGGGTTTGAAGCCGGTTTAACACCACTCTATAATCATTTTGGACATTGGGGAACCTTTTTACTGCCTCTGGTGTTTATCGGTCCAATTCTTTACACCGGCTACAAAATCTACAGTGATTTCAGAACTGAAAGGGTGTTTGAATTCACATTCATACTGTTGACCTTTATAATGATGTTCTGGGCTCATAGGTTCCTACCGCTCTACCTATACTTCATCCCACCTGTTGCCGCAGCAATGGTAGTTGGATTGGTGGAGTTTATCGGACTTAAAGACATACGTAAGGAGATGTCCCGTCGATGGGGCCAAGTTAAACGGTTTGACGCGATAAAAGTCGGAGTGGTAGTCCTATTTATATTCGCCGTATCGTTTGTTTCGGTACCGATCTCAGATGGTGAAGTACGGCAATATCCCTCAACAATATACCAAGAGAACAACGGGGCTTGGATATCCACCTTTGACCACATGAGCGGGTCAGAAGACTTCACTCCGGATGACCATGTAATGACATGGTGGGACTATGGATTCCCATTAAAAGCTCTTGGTGATGTAGGTGCCTTCACCGACAACACCCAATGGAACGTAGATGATGCAGCCGACTTCTATATGTCCAAAGATATAGAGGAAGCACATCAAATGTTGGTCGATTGGTCCGAAGACCGTGATGAAGAAGTAGACTACATAGTTGGAAACAAAGGACTCGGTGTATTAGTGCCGGATACAATGTATGGTGGAAAAACAAGTGCAGTGGCAACAGTAGCCGACGTAAACCCAGAAGACTACGTAGACGACTGGCCAGAAGGACAAGACAGTATATCACAACAAGTACCATGGTCGATAGTTTGGCAAGAAGGAATGGAAGAACCTAATGTTCCAGAAACACTTGAAAACACAACATACTACAACCTCGCGTTCCCAGAAGGAGTCAGTCCAGGAGACAACGAACCAGAAGTAGGAGACGTAATATACGACAAATTCGAAGTAGTATACAAAAGCCCTGAAAGTATTGGAGGACCCTTCGACGGAAGCGCAATAATC